One stretch of Arachis hypogaea cultivar Tifrunner chromosome 20, arahy.Tifrunner.gnm2.J5K5, whole genome shotgun sequence DNA includes these proteins:
- the LOC112784375 gene encoding AAA-ATPase ASD, mitochondrial, translating into MMMGELWQQMGSVMATIVFVYTVFEKFFPPNLRDRVQSYTHKLTSHFYPYIQITFPEFTGERLKRSEAYTCIQTYLSANSSHTAKRLKAEVVRDSQKPLVLSMDDNEEITDDFNGVKVWWAASKTSTNSQPFSFSYYPPPDAKRYYKLTFHKSHRDLITLSYIHYVLQEGKEIASKNRQLKLYTNNPSSGWYGYKSTKWSHVIFEHPASFETLAMEEKKKEEIIKDLEKFKGGKEYYAKIGKAWKRGYLLYGPPGTGKSTMIAAMANFMNYDLYDLELTAVKDNTELRKLLIETPSKSIIVIEDIDCSLDLTGQRKKKKKEKEEDEDQKDPMKRAQEEENKGSKVTLSGLLNFIDGIWSACGGERIIIFTTNFIDKLDPALIRRGRMDKHIELSYCGFEAFKVLAKNYLDVETHGLFPVIERKLVETDMTPADVAENLMPKSVDEGVEDCLLNLIKALEIAKEEEAVKKAQEEARKKEEEDEKEVKDKEVKNNEKASEDVKENGFH; encoded by the exons ATGATGATGGGGGAACTATGGCAACAAATGGGATCAGTAATGGCCACAATTGTGTTCGTATACACAGTTTTTGAGAAGTTTTTCCCACCAAATCTTCGTGACCGTGTTCAATCCTACACACACAAGTTAACAAGCCACTTCTACCCTTACATCCAAATCACGTTCCCGGAGTTCACCGGGGAAAGGCTGAAGCGCAGCGAGGCCTACACATGCATCCAAACGTACCTCAGCGCAAACTCTTCCCACACCGCCAAAAGGCTCAAAGCCGAAGTCGTGAGAGATAGTCAAAAGCCGCTAGTTCTTAGCATGGATGACAACGAAGAAATCACCGATGACTTCAATGGCGTTAAGGTTTGGTGGGCTGCAAGCAAAACAAGCACCAATTCGCAACCGTTTTCGTTTTCGTACTATCCTCCGCCGGACGCTAAGAGGTATTACAAGCTCACGTTCCACAAGAGTCACCGCGATCTCATTACTCTCTCTTATATTCATTATGTTTTGCAAGAGGGAAAGGAAATCGCCTCTAAGAACCGTCAATTGAAGCTCTACACCAACAATCCTAGCAGTG GTTGGTACGGATACAAGTCAACCAAGTGGAGCCATGTGATTTTCGAGCACCCTGCAAGTTTTGAGACTCTGGcaatggaggagaagaagaaggaagagatcaTAAAGGATCTTGAGAAATTCAAAGGCGGGAAAGAGTACTATGCGAAGATCggaaaagcttggaagaggggTTACTTGCTGTACGGTCCTCCAGGGACTGGAAAGTCAACAATGATAGCGGCCATGGCGAATTTCATGAACTATGATTTGTATGATCTTGAATTGACGGCGGTGAAGGACAACACTGAGCTTAGGAAGCTGCTAATCGAGACGCCGAGTAAATCGATCATTGTGATCGAAGACATCGATTGCTCGTTGGATCTTACAggacagaggaagaagaagaagaaggagaaagaggaggaTGAAGATCAAAAGGATCCTATGAAGAGAGCACAAGAAGAAGAGAATAAGGGAAGTAAGGTAACGCTTTCGGGGCTGTTGAACTTCATTGATGGGATTTGGTCTGCGTGTGGAGGGGAGAGGATTATAATCTTCACGACGAATTTCATCGATAAGCTTGATCCAGCATTGATAAGGAGGGGAAGGATGGACAAGCATATTGAGCTTTCTTACTGCGGTTTCGAAGCGTTTAAGGTTCTTGCAAAGAACTATTTGGATGTTGAGACTCATGGCTTGTTTCCGGTTATTGAGAGGAAGTTGGTTGAGACTGATATGACGCCTGCTGATGTTGCTGAGAATCTTATGCCCAAGTCTGTTGATGAAGGTGTTGAGGATTGCTTGTTGAATTTGATTAAGGCCCTTGAGattgcaaaagaagaagaagcagtaaaaaaGGCTCAAGAAGAAGCaaggaaaaaagaagaggaagatgaaaaaGAAGTAAAGGATAAAgaggtgaagaacaatgaaaaagctAGTGAAGATGTGAAAGAAAATGGTTTTCATTGA
- the LOC112782372 gene encoding AAA-ATPase At3g28510 — protein MHKKNSTTMNKTMGEIWSLFGSKIASILVMWAMIERYMPRCFRALTDRFSQKLDKLLNPYIEIKFFEYSGTYMRSNDAFSAIENYLSSKSSAQARKLTGSATRNSLVLKVDDNEEVIDELKGVKLAWSLRKIVPVEKSFSSFEKIYYRLTFHGRHRKFVTKTYLKHVLDEGKAISMGKRQRKLYSNGGGEYSDKFGKWSHVIFEHPATFQTVAMDPEKKKEIIDDLTTFKNSKEFYAKIGKPWKRGYLLFGPPGTGKSTLIAAIANFLSYDVYDIELTAVKSNAELRKLLIGISSRSVVVIEDIDCSLKLTGQRKTENEKDETEDGAVGVVKKQVEEAKEEKKTQVTLSGLLNFIDGIWSASGGERVIIFTTNYVEKLDQALIRRGRMDKHIELSYCGFEGFKVLARNYLNLESHQGFEEIRGLLEETKVTPADIAENLMPKVGNEDPERCLERLIQALKNSKEEATKKIEKEKEAATIEESSGEDSPMEIGDEAKTSDPKINNKKKDA, from the coding sequence atgcataaaaagaaTTCAACAACAATGAATAAAACCATGGGTGAAATTTGGTCTCTGTTTGGTTCAAAAATTGCAAGCATTCTTGTAATGTGGGCTATGATTGAGAGGTACATGCCTCGTTGCTTTCGCGCTCTGACGGATAGATTCTCACAAAAGCTAGACAAATTGTTGAACCCATACATTGAGATCAAGTTCTTCGAGTATTCAGGTACCTACATGAGAAGCAACGACGCCTTCTCCGCCATCGAAAACTACCTGAGCTCGAAGTCCTCGGCCCAAGCAAGAAAGCTCACAGGCAGCGCCACAAGGAACTCTCTGGTGCTAAAAGTGGATGACAACGAAGAAGTAATCGACGAGTTGAAAGGCGTAAAGCTTGCTTGGAGTCTAAGGAAGATAGTCCCCGTCGAgaaatctttttcttctttcgagAAAATATACTACCGTCTCACATTTCATGGCCGCCACCGGAAATTCGTCACCAAAACTTACCTCAAGCATGTTCTTGACGAAGGAAAGGCTATTTCCATGGGGAAGAGGCAGAGGAAGCTTTACAGCAATGGCGGTGGAGAATATTCGGACAAGTTTGGCAAGTGGAGTCACGTGATTTTCGAGCACCCTGCGACGTTCCAGACGGTTGCCATGGAtccggagaagaagaaggagataatTGACGATCTTACTACTTTCAAGAACAGCAAAGAATTCTATGCGAAGATCGGGAAGCCTTGGAAGAGAGGCTATTTACTTTTTGGTCCTCCAGGGACTGGAAAATCAACACTCATCGCTGCGATTGCGAATTTTCTGAGCTATGATGTGTATGACATTGAGTTAACCGCTGTGAAGAGCAATGCAGAGCTGAGGAAGCTTCTGATTGGGATCTCGAGCAGATCCGTTGTTGTGATCGAGGATATCGACTGCTCGCTCAAGCTGACTGGACAGAGGAAAACAGAGAATGAAAAAGATGAAACGGAGGATGGTGCGGTTGGTGTTGTGAagaaacaagtggaggaagctaagGAGGAGAAGAAAACCCAGGTAACACTCTCCGGGCTGCTGAATTTCATCGACGGGATTTGGTCGGCTAGCGGCGGCGAGAGAGTGATCATATTTACTACCAATTATGTGGAGAAACTCGATCAGGCTCTGATCCGGAGGGGCAGGATGGACAAGCACATTGAGCTGTCTTATTGCGGATTCGAGGGGTTCAAGGTCTTGGCTAGAAATTATTTGAACCTGGAGTCGCATCAAGGGTTTGAGGAAATAAGAGGCTTGCTGGAAGAGACTAAAGTGACTCCTGCCGATATTGCCGAGAATTTGATGCCTAAGGTGGGCAATGAGGATCCTGAGAGGTGCTTGGAGAGGTTGATCCAAGCACTCAAGAACTCTAAGGAAGAGGCAACAAagaagattgagaaagaaaaagaggctGCAACAATAGAGGAGTCAAGTGGAGAGGATTCACCAATGGAGATCGGAGATGAAGCCAAGACTTCAGacccaaaaattaataataagaaaaaagatgCATGA
- the LOC112784371 gene encoding protein STICHEL — translation MSEMASKLHLKKELTQIRKAARVLRDPGTTSSWKSPLNSSRSASVSAWNSAFNNVHGPTTTTKFTSHSQLDSHVNSVPPTTNKRVFLYNWKTHKSSSDKNDRDQDEEEEEDAAIDGSSSLLGSFEDTLSDAHNACDSKSDTYLGTGGGGPRSSSIFRCGDTNLISLATPSARRTAPPKKKSKKPNSNTLSHLDPMAKFQHRDTNLNLGRKVFKSNNALLEGLPPMPFTRDDSIDHSDDTEDYSNSEDVRQASGSATSPLLLKLKRKNWSRSSSKLLRTSRKEDSSYSYSTPALSTSSYNRYGRQYPSTVGSWDGTTTSMNDGDDEIDDRLDLPGRQGCGIPCYWSKRTPKHRGMCGSCYSPSLSDTLRRKGSSILCGSQTIYPRHRRSSSATHKRRMSWKSAQGVIPLLTNGGDGRVGSSIGTGRSDDELSTNFGELDLEGLSRLDGRRWSSSCRSQEGLEIIALNGEGVEEEDTPENSRSFSQKYRPIFFSELIGQNIVVQSLMNAVSRGRIAPVYLFQGPRGTGKTSTARIFAAALNCVALDESKPCGYCRECTDFISGKSSDLLEVDGTNKKGIDKARYLLKRLSVASSSASTRYTVFVIDECHLLPSKAWLGFLKFLEEPPQRVVFIFITSDLDNVPRTIQSRCQKYLYNKIKDVDIVDRLRKISAQENLDVEEDALDLIATNADGSLRDAETMLEQLSLLGKRISTSLVNELVGVVSDEKLLELLELAMSSNTVETVKRARELMDSGVDPMVLMSQLAGLIMDIIAGSYTVIDSKPDEAFFGGRSLNDSELERLKHSLKLLSEAEKQLRTSSERSTWFTATLLQLGSMSSPDLTQSGSSRRPSCKTTDDDPSSASREVTASKHMSDLKYMPRKSISPTSQQKALNGNSGHRRDISSNIDGLSLKSKPSNSPVIDDGSTIVSSDDIMVGNMMYRCVDSGKLHDIWARCIGRCHSKTLRQLLLNHGKLVSICEVEGVLVAYVAFGDGDIKLRAERFSRSITNSMEMVLRRNVDVRIIHLPDGVGETPVNMPRQAESALTSEKEQRGGRGNGTDPLLDGNLQPAADSSDVLGERNGVTERRQDNPMQRIESIIREQRLETAWLQAVEKGSPGSLSRLRPEKNQVLPQEGIYCIDPMESTDSARFSSQQHWEDEQSNDVKILNVKNGRVLQKDQTGRRYPMSPSLLHDSSLAASSGKDNPGYESSSGAGGCGFLCWNKAKPRRVVKVRGGTPVGARKVGRFPLFGDCGKHKKRDVTT, via the exons ATGTCAGAAATGGCAAGCAAGCTGCACCTGAAGAAGGAGCTTACCCAAATTCGGAAAGCAGCTCGTGTCTTGAGGGATCCTGGCACCACTTCTTCATGGAAGTCACCACTCAACTCCTCAAGATCTGCATCTGTATCTGCATGGAATTCTGCCTTCAACAACGTCCATGGCCCCACCACAACCACAAAGTTCACTTCCCATTCTCAACTTGACTCTCACGTGAACTCTGTGCCACCTACCACCAACAAGAGGGTCTTCTTGTACAATTGGAAGACCCATAAATCTTCCAGCGACAAGAATGACCGAGACCAagacgaagaagaggaagaagatgctGCCATTGAtggatcttcttctcttctaggCAGTTTTGAGGACACCTTGAGTGATGCTCACAATGCCTGTGATTCTAAGAGCGACACATACTTAGGCACCGGAGGAGGTGGCCCTCGGTCTTCTTCCATCTTTCGATGTGGAGACACCAATCTTATCTCCTTGGCCACACCCTCTGCCAGAAGAACAGCGCCTCCTAAGAAAAAGAGTAAAAAACCTAACAGCAACACCCTTTCCCATTTGGATCCCATGGCAAAGTTTCAGCATAGAGATACAAATCTCAATCTAGGTAGAAAAGTTTTCAAGTCCAATAATGCATTGTTGGAGGGGCTTCCTCCCATGCCCTTTACCAGGGATGACTCTATTGACCACTCTGATGACACCGAAGACTACTCTAATTCTGAAGATGTGAGACAGGCTTCGGGTTCTGCCACATCCCCTTTGCTCCTCAAACTCAAGCGCAAGAATTGGTCTCGATCTTCCTCAAAGTTATTGCGAACAAGCCGAAAGGAAGACTCCTCTTATTCCTACAGTACTCCTGCATTGTCAACCAGTTCTTACAATAGGTATGGACGCCAATATCCCAGCACTGTTGGCTCTTGGGATGGTACCACAACCTCAATGAACGATGGTGACGATGAGATAGATGATCGGTTGGATTTGCCTGGCCGACAAGGATGTGGAATTCCTTGCTATTGGTCAAAGAGGACTCCCAAACATAGAGGGATGTGTGGGAGTTGTTATTCTCCATCGTTGTCGGATACTTTAAGGAGGAAAGGAAGCAGCATACTTTGTGGCAGTCAAACTATTTATCCCAGACACCGGAGATCCTCTTCGGCCACCCACAAGCGCAGGATGTCTTGGAAGAGTGCTCAGGGTGTTATTCCATTGCTCACTAATGGTGGTGATGGTAGGGTAGGGTCATCTATAGGAACTGGCAGGAGTGACGATGAACTTTCTACAAACTTTGGGGAGCTGGACCTTGAGGGCTTGAGTAGATTGGATGGAAGGCGGTGGTCATCAAGCTGTAGGAGTCAAGAGGGATTGGAGATTATAGCTCTCAATGGGGAAGGGGTGGAGGAGGAAGACACTCCAGAAAATAGTCGGAGTTTCAGCCAGAAGTATAGGCCTATATTCTTCAGTGAATTGATTGGGCAGAATATCGTGGTACAGTCACTTATGAATGCTGTTTCAAGGGGTCGAATAGCTCCTGTTTATCTTTTTCAAGGTCCCCGTGGGACTGGTAAAACATCAACAGCACGAATATTTGCTGCTGCATTGAATTGTGTGGCTCTTGATGAGAGTAAGCCTTGTGGCTACTGCAGGGAATGTACAGATTTTATTTCTGGCAAGAGCAGCGATCTGCTGGAAGTTGACGGAACCAATAAAAAGGGAATTGATAAAGCTAGATATTTACTGAAAAGATTGTCAGTTGCTTCATCATCCGCTTCCACACGATATACAGTTTTTGTCATTGATGAGTGTCACCTGTTACCATCCAAGGCATGGCTGGGGTTTCTCAAGTTTCTCGAGGAACCACCTCAGCGAGTTGTATTCATATTCATCACATCTGATCTTGACAATGTGCCTCGAACAATACAATCCCGATGTCAGAAGTacctttataataaaattaaagatgtgGATATTGTGGATAGATTGAGGAAAATATCTGCTCAGGAGAACCTTGATGTTGAAGAAGATGCTTTGGACCTCATTGCTACAAATGCAGATGGTTCACTTCGAGATGCAGAAACAATGTTGGAACAGCTTAGTTTGCTGGGAAAGAGAATTAGTACTTCTCTTGTCAATGAACTT GTGGGAGTTGTTTCAGATGAAAAACTATTGGAACTTTTGGAATTAGCAATGTCATCGAACACTGTAGAGACAGTGAAAAGAGCCAGAGAATTGATGGACTCTGGAGTTGATCCAATGGTTTTGATGTCTCAACTAGCTGGCCTCATTATGGACATCATTGCTGGATCATACACAGTCATTGATTCCAAACCGGATGAAGCATTCTTTGGTGGACGAAGCT TGAATGACTCGGAGTTGGAGAGGTTAAAGCATTCTTTAAAGCTTCTCTCAGAGGCTGAGAAACAGTTAAGGACTTCCAGTGAACGCTCAACATGGTTCACAGCAACACTCTTGCAACTTGGTTCTATGTCATCTCCAGATCTCACTCAGTCAGGCAGCAGCAGGAGGCCGAGCTGCAAAACAACTGATGATGATCCATCAAGTGCTTCAAGAGAAGTTACTGCTTCCAAGCATATGTCTGACCTTAAATATATGCCCCGGAAGTCAATATCACCTACATCCCAGCAGAAAGCATTAAATGGCAATTCTGGCCATCGAAGGGATATTTCCTCAAACATTGATGGTTTAAGCTTGAAATCAAAGCCATCAAATAGCCCAGTCATAGATGATGGCTCCACAATTGTCTCATCTGATGATATTATGGTTGGCAATATGATGTATAGATGCGTGGATTCTGGAAAGTTACATGATATCTGGGCACGTTGTATTGGGAGGTGTCACTCGAAGACATTGAGGCAGTTGCTACTCAATCATGGAAAGCTTGTATCCATATGTGAAGTTGAAG GTGTTTTGGTAGCATATGTTGCATTTGGGGATGGAGATATTAAACTCAGGGCTGAGAGGTTTTCGAGAAGTATTACAAACTCCATGGAGATGGTTCTTAGACGCAATGTAGATGTCAGAATTATCCACTTGCCAGATGGTGTAGGTGAAACTCCGGTTAATATGCCAAGACAGGCTGAGTCAGCATTGACAAGTGAGAAGGAACAAAGAGGAGGTCGCGGGAATGGAACAGATCCTTTGCTTGATGGAAACCTTCAACCTGCAGCCGATTCCTCTGATGTTCTGGGTGAAAGAAATGGTGTGACGGAGAGAAGGCAAGATAATCCAATGCAGAGAATTGAATCCATCATTCGTGAGCAGAGACTGGAAACTGCCTGGTTACAAGCTGTAGAAAAGGGTTCACCAGGATCATTGAGTCGCTTGAGACCTGAGAAGAATCAGGTCCTGCCACAGGAAGGTATCTATTGCATAGATCCAATGGAGTCCACGGATTCAGCAAGATTTTCCTCACAGCAGCATTGGGAAGATGAGCAGAGTAATGATGTCAAAATTTTGAACGTAAAAAATGGAAGGGTCTTGCAGAAAGACCAAACTGGTAGAAGGTATCCCATGTCCCCAAGTTTACTGCATGACAGCAGTTTAGCAGCAAGTTCTGGCAAAGACAATCC GGGATATGAATCGAGCTCGGGAGCTGGTGGTTGTGGATTTTTATGCTGGAATAAGGCAAAGCCTAGAAGGGTAGTCAAG GTACGAGGTGGTACTCCAGTTGGTGCGCGTAAAGTCGGGCGCTTCCCACTGTTTGGGGACTGTGGTAAGCACAAGAAAAGGGACGTGACcacataa